One Helianthus annuus cultivar XRQ/B chromosome 7, HanXRQr2.0-SUNRISE, whole genome shotgun sequence genomic region harbors:
- the LOC110868374 gene encoding protein REVEILLE 8 isoform X2: MNNNNKSSAAHSSMAANNSTAGDSSGKKVRKPYTITKSRESWTEEEHDKFLEALQLFDRDWKKIEDFVGSKTVIQIRSHAQKYFLKVQKNGSIAHVPPPRPKRKATHPYPQKAPKNVLLPLQASMCYPSSMCALAPGYVPSDDTSLLISPSGGSMPSQDEFDLHGIEADTGSKGVINITNMSNSGIGMSSREMPTSDLTKQGEQGPVVHGIPDFSEVYSFIGSVFDPHTKGHVQKLKEMDPINFETVLLLMRNLTVNLSSPDFEPMNYK, from the exons atgaacaataataacaaaaGTTCTGCTGCACATTCATCAATGGCGGCGAATAATTCGACGGCTGGGGATAGTTCTGGAAAGAAGGTACGGAAGCCATATACTATTACCAAGTCCAGAGAAAGCTGGACTGAGGAAGAACACGATAAGTTCCTTGAAGCTCTTCAATT GTTTGATCGCGACTGGAAAAAAATTGAAGACTTTGTTGGTTCCAAGACAGTAATTCAG ATACGAAGTCATGCGCAGAAGTACTTCCTAAAGGTCCAAAAGAACGGGTCAATAGCACACGTCCCACCACCTCGTCCTAAACGCAAGGCCACACACCCTTATCCACAAAAAGCGCCCAAAAATG TTTTATTGCCACTTCAAGCATCCATGTGTTATCCTTCCTCGATGTGTGCCCTTGCACCTGGATATGTTCCATCTGATGACACTTCTCTGCTTATAAGTCCATCTGGTGGAAGTATGCCTTCACAAGATGAATTTGATCTCCATGGAATTGAAG CTGATACTGGATCAAAGGGGGTGATAAACATTACTAACATGAGTAATAGCGGCATTGGGATGTCAAGTAGAGAAATGCCAACTTCGGACCTAACAAAACAAGGGGAACAAGGTCCTGTCGTTCATG GCATCCCAGATTTCTCTGAAGTTTATAGCTTCATTGGAAGTGTTTTCGATCCACATACAAAAGGACATGTGCAGAAGCTAAAGGAGATGGATCCTATAAACTTTGAGACC GTGTTATTGTTAATGAGAAATCTCACAGTCAACTTGTCAAGTCCAGACTTTGAGCCAATG aacTATAAATGA
- the LOC110868374 gene encoding protein REVEILLE 8 isoform X1 — MNNNNKSSAAHSSMAANNSTAGDSSGKKVRKPYTITKSRESWTEEEHDKFLEALQLFDRDWKKIEDFVGSKTVIQIRSHAQKYFLKVQKNGSIAHVPPPRPKRKATHPYPQKAPKNVLLPLQASMCYPSSMCALAPGYVPSDDTSLLISPSGGSMPSQDEFDLHGIEADTGSKGVINITNMSNSGIGMSSREMPTSDLTKQGEQGPVVHGIPDFSEVYSFIGSVFDPHTKGHVQKLKEMDPINFETVLLLMRNLTVNLSSPDFEPMRKVLSSYDTNSKTIGVSADNPYEQSEQ; from the exons atgaacaataataacaaaaGTTCTGCTGCACATTCATCAATGGCGGCGAATAATTCGACGGCTGGGGATAGTTCTGGAAAGAAGGTACGGAAGCCATATACTATTACCAAGTCCAGAGAAAGCTGGACTGAGGAAGAACACGATAAGTTCCTTGAAGCTCTTCAATT GTTTGATCGCGACTGGAAAAAAATTGAAGACTTTGTTGGTTCCAAGACAGTAATTCAG ATACGAAGTCATGCGCAGAAGTACTTCCTAAAGGTCCAAAAGAACGGGTCAATAGCACACGTCCCACCACCTCGTCCTAAACGCAAGGCCACACACCCTTATCCACAAAAAGCGCCCAAAAATG TTTTATTGCCACTTCAAGCATCCATGTGTTATCCTTCCTCGATGTGTGCCCTTGCACCTGGATATGTTCCATCTGATGACACTTCTCTGCTTATAAGTCCATCTGGTGGAAGTATGCCTTCACAAGATGAATTTGATCTCCATGGAATTGAAG CTGATACTGGATCAAAGGGGGTGATAAACATTACTAACATGAGTAATAGCGGCATTGGGATGTCAAGTAGAGAAATGCCAACTTCGGACCTAACAAAACAAGGGGAACAAGGTCCTGTCGTTCATG GCATCCCAGATTTCTCTGAAGTTTATAGCTTCATTGGAAGTGTTTTCGATCCACATACAAAAGGACATGTGCAGAAGCTAAAGGAGATGGATCCTATAAACTTTGAGACC GTGTTATTGTTAATGAGAAATCTCACAGTCAACTTGTCAAGTCCAGACTTTGAGCCAATG AGAAAGGTCCTGTCATCATATGACACCAATTCCAAAACTATAGGAGTATCGGCGGACAATCCTTACGAACAGTCAGAGCAATGA